The sequence CGGTGTCGGGAGCTGAATCATGATGCTCCAGTGCTCCTTGGTCTTGAACCCGAAGGCACGGTGGAACGCTGTGCGTATCTTATCGTTCGATCTGGCCCACGGTAGCTCCGCCTGTTTCACTCCATGGTCCGGACAGGAGGTCCGGGGAACGCGGACGTGGAGGTAGGCCTCGTACCCGAAGAAATTGAGGTGCCTCCAGACACGCTCCGAGATATCATGGACATGGTACACGTTCTGGCACCCCGGGCAGGGGAACCGCGCCCCCCGCTCGAAGTCGATAAGGATGTCCAGCCGCCTGTCGCTCATGCTCAGCTCAACATCGCCACGAACCGGGGGCCTTCAGCCCCAGGCGGCCCGGAAGAGGAACTTGCCCTTCACGATGAAGTTTGCCCGCATGATGTTGAGAGAGACCTAAATGACCGGGGGTCAGGAAAACTCTGAACACATAATGAATGTAGCTCCTCATGGCTTCGGAAGAATAATCGCAAATGTATATATCACCGAACGGGCAATAGGTTTTGCTTCATTCGAGCACAACCGTTAGGGGACATCCAAATGGACGAACTGCAGAACATCAGGGAGAAGAAGAGGCAGGAGCTGGAGAAGGCAGCGGAATGGCCCTCTGAGCCGGTCGAGGTGAGGGACGACAACTTCAACGACTTTTTGAAAAAGCACAAGGTCGCCGTGGTGGACTGCTGGGCTCCCTGGTGCGGCCCCTGCCGCGCGATGGGCCCCGTCATCGACGCCTTGGCCGCGGAGATGAAGGGCCAGGCGGCGTTCGGAAAGCTCAATACCGATGAGAACCCCAAGACCTCTATGCGGTTCCAGATCGAGGCCATACCAACCCTCCTGGTGTTCAGAGAGGGGGAGTTGGTGGACCGCCACGTCGGAGCGAGGCCCAAGGACGACCTCAAGCGGAGGCTGACGTCAAGGCTTTGATCTCAAACCCCTTTGATTTACACTTTAAGCCTTTTTAAACCCAAAGGTATAATATCATGGCCTCCGCTCTTGCTCACGTCATGAACACCGAGGCGGACGTTACCATAGTAGGGCTGGGCCCCGCGGGACTCCAGGCGGCCATACATGCCGCGAGGAAGAAGGTGAGGACAGTGGCCATCGGCAAGAGCGCCGGCTCCGCGCTGAACAGGGCGGAGGTGGAGAACTACCTCGGCGTCCCCCACGCAGAGGGCGCCGAGCTGCTGAGGATCGGCCGGGAGCAGGCCGCCAAGTTCGGGGCCGAACTCCTGGAAGAAGAGGTCACCAAGGCGGAGAGGGACGGCGACATGTTCGTCATCACCACCGACCACGACCGCACCGTCCGGACCAAGGCGCTGGTGCTCGCCCTCGGGGTGGCGCGCAACAAGCTCGGAGTGCCGGGAGAGAAGGACTACCTGGGAAAGGGCGTATCATACTGCGCCTCCTGCGACGGCGGGTTCTTCAGAGGCCGCCCCGTCGCCGTCATCGGAGAGGAGAGCGAGGCCGCGGAGTCGGCCATCCTGATGACGGAGATCGCCAGCAAGGTGTACTGGGTGAACCGCGGGCTCAAGGTCTCCGAGCACCTCATGGAGAAGGCCAGGAAGACCACCATGGAGATCGTGGAAGGCAAGCCGGTCAAGATCGCCGGCGGGGACACCGTCACCGGCCTGGAGCTGGAGGGAGGCAGGAAGCTCGACGTCAACGGCGTGTTCATCGCCCTGGGGGCCAAGGGCTCCATGGAGATCGCCCTGGAGCTTGGGATCATGCCCGACCCCTCGGGCAAGATACCGGTCAACGAGGATATGCGGACCGAAGTGGAGAAGGTCTACGCCTGCGGCGACGTCACCGGCCTCCCGTACCAGGTGGCCAGAGCGGTCGGCCAGGGCTGCATTGCCGGCGACAACGCGGCCAAAGCGGTCCGGCAGGAGAAGGCCTGATGTCCCTGGAGAACGAGCTGGTGGCCGGGATCCTCCGAGAGGAGGGAGGGTTCCGCAACGCGCTGAGGAAGGTGCTGGAAGAGGACCTCAAGATGAGCATTCACGAGTTCTGCTCTCAGACCGGGCTCTCTCCCTCGACCATTTACAAGATCATGCAGGACCAGCGGGAGCCGAACCTGCGCACGGTGAGGGAGATCATCCGCGCCGTCCGGAGGCTGGAGACCCGTCCTCATGGCAACTTCATCGCCGTCATAGCCGCCCGCCCGGTCCTGAACCGCATCGAGGAGAGGACCATGAAGGTAGGGGACCGCGACGTCAGGGTGAAGGAGTACCCCGCCAACAGCATGGAGGACGCCATCATCGCCGCCACCATGGCCGAGAAGGACGGGGCGCTGGCGATAGTGTGCGCTCCGATAGTCGCTCCGACCATCCAGAAGATATTGACCATCCCGGTGTCGATAGTGATCCCGAGGGACAGCATCATGAGGGCCATCGAGGTGGCCGCGCAGAAGACGTTGTGAATCTCAGACGCCCTCTCTCTGCTGCTCCAACTCGTCCAGGACGGTTTTGCGCAGCTCGATGAACTCCGGGCTGCTGCGGTCCCGGGGGCGGGAAAGGTCGATGGAGTAGACGCTCTTGACCTTACCTGGCCGGTTGGTCAGCACGACGATTCGGTCGGCCAGGTAGACCGCCTCATCCACCGAGTGGGTGACGAAGATCACTGTCTTCTTGGTTTCCTGCCATATGCGCAGCAGCTCTTTCTGCATGAAGTTCCTGGTCTGGGCGTCCAGTGCGCCGAACGGCTCGTCCATGAGAAGTATGGCCGGGTCGGAGGCCAGCGCCCTGGCGATCCCGACCCTCTGTTTCATGCCCCCGGACAGCTGGTTGGGGTGAGAATTCTCGAAGCCGGTCAGGCCGACCAGGTCGATGTAGTGCTTTGATATCCTCGTTCTCTCCTCGGCCGGCATCCCCCTGATCTCCAGGCCGAACTCCACGTTCCGCTTCACGCTGCGCCAGGGGAACAGGGCGAACTCCTGGAACACCATGCCGCGGTCTGAACCGGGCTCGGTTATCTCCTTGCCCCGGAGCTTCATGCTCCCGGAGGTGGGGGCCTGGAGCCCCGCGATGAGGCGCAGGATAGTGGTCTTGCCGCTGCCTGAAGGACCGAGGATGCAGACGAACTCGCCCTCCTTTACGTCCATGCTGAAATCGTCTAGGACCAGCATGTCCTTGCCGTCCCTCGGGAAGGTCTTGTCCAGGTTGTCTATGGTGAGTATCAGGCCATTCCCATCCATGCGTCCACCTTCTTCTCCACATAGTTGCTGATGGCCAGCGTGATTATTCCCAGCACTCCCACCGTGATCATTCCTGCGAACATGATGTCATACCGCCCGATGCTCTGCCCGGCAGTGATGAGAACTCCCACGCCCCCGCCCCTCACGGCAATGAGCTCGGCGGCCACGATGCACATCCAGCCGATGCCCACGCCGATCCTGATGCCCGTCATTATGTACGGCACGGCGTAAGGAAATATGACCTTAGTGAACAGCTGGATTCCGGAGGCGCCCTGGGTCCTGGCCGCGTCGATCAATATGGGGTCCACGCTCCTGACGCCGAAGATAATGTTCGAGAGTAGGGGGAAGAACACCCCAATGAATATGGTGATGACGGGCCCCCAGAACAGGCCGAATGCCAGGAGCAGGAAGACGACCCATGCAATGGGCGGCACCGGCCGCAGGATCTCGATGAT comes from Methanomassiliicoccus luminyensis B10 and encodes:
- a CDS encoding helix-turn-helix domain-containing protein, which translates into the protein MSLENELVAGILREEGGFRNALRKVLEEDLKMSIHEFCSQTGLSPSTIYKIMQDQREPNLRTVREIIRAVRRLETRPHGNFIAVIAARPVLNRIEERTMKVGDRDVRVKEYPANSMEDAIIAATMAEKDGALAIVCAPIVAPTIQKILTIPVSIVIPRDSIMRAIEVAAQKTL
- a CDS encoding transposase family protein; amino-acid sequence: MSDRRLDILIDFERGARFPCPGCQNVYHVHDISERVWRHLNFFGYEAYLHVRVPRTSCPDHGVKQAELPWARSNDKIRTAFHRAFGFKTKEHWSIMIQLPTP
- a CDS encoding ABC transporter ATP-binding protein, with the translated sequence MDGNGLILTIDNLDKTFPRDGKDMLVLDDFSMDVKEGEFVCILGPSGSGKTTILRLIAGLQAPTSGSMKLRGKEITEPGSDRGMVFQEFALFPWRSVKRNVEFGLEIRGMPAEERTRISKHYIDLVGLTGFENSHPNQLSGGMKQRVGIARALASDPAILLMDEPFGALDAQTRNFMQKELLRIWQETKKTVIFVTHSVDEAVYLADRIVVLTNRPGKVKSVYSIDLSRPRDRSSPEFIELRKTVLDELEQQREGV
- the trxA gene encoding thioredoxin; translation: MDELQNIREKKRQELEKAAEWPSEPVEVRDDNFNDFLKKHKVAVVDCWAPWCGPCRAMGPVIDALAAEMKGQAAFGKLNTDENPKTSMRFQIEAIPTLLVFREGELVDRHVGARPKDDLKRRLTSRL
- a CDS encoding ABC transporter permease; amino-acid sequence: MTDSFGWLHKPSLERRDITKLALMISSLPIFIAAWWLAASYLQGQGQFYLPTPPEVWGALVQAWTRDPVTGQSLLTNIFSSLSRFLSGFALALLVAVPLGLAIGTISYVDAFTRPIIEILRPVPPIAWVVFLLLAFGLFWGPVITIFIGVFFPLLSNIIFGVRSVDPILIDAARTQGASGIQLFTKVIFPYAVPYIMTGIRIGVGIGWMCIVAAELIAVRGGGVGVLITAGQSIGRYDIMFAGMITVGVLGIITLAISNYVEKKVDAWMGMA
- a CDS encoding NAD(P)/FAD-dependent oxidoreductase, which encodes MASALAHVMNTEADVTIVGLGPAGLQAAIHAARKKVRTVAIGKSAGSALNRAEVENYLGVPHAEGAELLRIGREQAAKFGAELLEEEVTKAERDGDMFVITTDHDRTVRTKALVLALGVARNKLGVPGEKDYLGKGVSYCASCDGGFFRGRPVAVIGEESEAAESAILMTEIASKVYWVNRGLKVSEHLMEKARKTTMEIVEGKPVKIAGGDTVTGLELEGGRKLDVNGVFIALGAKGSMEIALELGIMPDPSGKIPVNEDMRTEVEKVYACGDVTGLPYQVARAVGQGCIAGDNAAKAVRQEKA